The genome window CAACCTCCGCACGACATTCCCAGCGAAACGATCGACCTGCAGATCGCCGACGTGCTGGCGGCCGTCCGCTACCCGGCCAACAAGGATGCGATCGTCGATGCCGCGCGCGACGCCGGCGCCAGCAACGAGGTGCTGTCGATGCTCGACGGCCTGCCCGAACAGGACTACGCGGACGTCAACGCCGTCACCCAGTGGGTCGCCGGTAACTTCGGTCCCGGCCTCGGGGTTTGAGCGCGCACCCATAACGCGATAGGATCAGGCCGCACCGGTCGCGCAGCGGCCGGTTGCCTGTCGCCCGGCGCAAGACCGGGTGTTTCCGCCTACGTGCCCGGGGAATTCCATGGAAGGCATCCTGATCCAGCACACGACACGCCGTCAGCTCTGGTTCGGCGCCCTGACGGCGCTCGTCATCGTGCTCGCGCTCGGGATCGCCGCGCCGCACGCGAACGTCGAGCTGCCGGCCGTCGAGCCGTTCATGCCGATGTGTGCGCTCACCGTGTTCACCACCGCGAGCATCGCGGCGTTCTTTCTCGGCGCGCAGTTCACCGTGACGCGCCAGCCGGTGCTCGGCGCGCTCGGCGGCGCCTACGCGTTCACCGCACTCGCCGTCGCATTGCAGCTGCTCACCTTTCCCGGCGTGTTCGCGCCGCACGGGCTGTTCGGCGCGCAACCGCAAAGCGCCGCGTGGATGTGGATCTTCTGGCATGCCGGCTTCCCCGGTTTCGTGATGGTCGCGCTGCTCGCGCGCGAGCGGCTGGCACGCGCCCCGATCGGCGCGCAGCAGACACGCAGGTGGACGGTCGCGCTGATCGGCGGACCGGCGGTCGTCGCCGGGCTGCTGTGCCTGTTTGCGCTGAACGTGTCGCTGCCGCCCGCGTTTCATCCGCCGGGCGACGCGGCCGTGCTGCCCGTCAACGCCGTCGCGCTGATCGTGTGGCTGCTCAATGCGCTGGCGCTCGTGGCCGTGCTGGCCACCGGCCGGCTGCGTACGACGCTCGACCTGTGGCTCGCGATCGCGGTACTCGCGTGCCTCACCGACACGACGCTGAACCTGATGAGCACCCATCGCTTCACGGTCGGCTGGTATCTCGCACGCGTGTTCAGCATGTTCACGCCCGGCGTGCTCGTGTGCGTGCTCGCGTGGGAAGTGACGATGCTGTACCAGCGGCTGTTCGAGGCGCACGCGACGCTGATCCGTTCGTCCGCACGCGACGGCCTGACGGGCGCATTCAACCGCATGCACTTCAACGATCATTTCCACACGCTGTTCCTGCAGGCGCGACGGCAAGGCGAACCGCTGTCGCTGCTGATGGTCGACGTCGATCGCTTCAAGGCGTACAACGACGCGTTCGGCCACGTGAAGGGCGACGCGTGCCTGATCGCGGTCGCGAATGCGCTCGCCGGCGCGGTGCGGCGGCCGGCGGACATGGTCGCGCGTTACGGCGGCGAGGAGTTCGCGATCGTGCTGCCGAACACGGGGGCGCGTGGGGCGCGGCTGGTCGCCGAGGAAGCGCGCGAAGCGGTGCTGCGGCTCGATCTCGCGATGCCGACCGCACCCGCCGGACGCGTGAGCGTGAGTGTCGGCTGCGCGACCGTGTCGCCCGACGATCTGTCGACGCCCGACGCGTTGATCGAAGCCGCCGATGCCGCGCTGTATCGTGCGAAGGATACGGGGCGAAACAGGGTCGTCACCGCCTGAAAACGTCTGCTGTTTCAGGGATTCTTCGGGGATTTGTTACGGTCATTGTGACCGGAATAATCCGCCGTTACGGATTGCGAAGCAGGGAAACGATCGCTTACAGCCGGTGTTGCGGGCGCTCGCTATGCTGGGTTTCATATTGAACCCATGCAGGTGAACGCGATGAAGAAGACCCTTTTGCTGATTGCCGGTGTCGCCGTGCTGTTGAGCGGCTGTATCGTGGTGCCGGATGGTGGCGGGTATTACGGCGACGGGTATTACCACCATCATCGTCATTGGGATTGATGTGGGCGAAGGTCCGGATGGGGCGAGCCGGCCCCTCTCGCGCGATCAGGCCGGCTTGGTCAGCTCGGCATGCGTCAGAAATATCTGTAGCGCTGCTCGCGTTTCGTAGTGGAGACGC of Burkholderia sp. HI2500 contains these proteins:
- a CDS encoding DUF2795 domain-containing protein, producing MNDLPAQPPHDIPSETIDLQIADVLAAVRYPANKDAIVDAARDAGASNEVLSMLDGLPEQDYADVNAVTQWVAGNFGPGLGV
- a CDS encoding GGDEF domain-containing protein; this encodes MEGILIQHTTRRQLWFGALTALVIVLALGIAAPHANVELPAVEPFMPMCALTVFTTASIAAFFLGAQFTVTRQPVLGALGGAYAFTALAVALQLLTFPGVFAPHGLFGAQPQSAAWMWIFWHAGFPGFVMVALLARERLARAPIGAQQTRRWTVALIGGPAVVAGLLCLFALNVSLPPAFHPPGDAAVLPVNAVALIVWLLNALALVAVLATGRLRTTLDLWLAIAVLACLTDTTLNLMSTHRFTVGWYLARVFSMFTPGVLVCVLAWEVTMLYQRLFEAHATLIRSSARDGLTGAFNRMHFNDHFHTLFLQARRQGEPLSLLMVDVDRFKAYNDAFGHVKGDACLIAVANALAGAVRRPADMVARYGGEEFAIVLPNTGARGARLVAEEAREAVLRLDLAMPTAPAGRVSVSVGCATVSPDDLSTPDALIEAADAALYRAKDTGRNRVVTA